A stretch of DNA from Montipora capricornis isolate CH-2021 chromosome 1, ASM3666992v2, whole genome shotgun sequence:
AATGATCCAAAATGAATTTTGTAACTGTTTTAGTTGTCGGACTACGTTGGGGAGGGCTCAGTTTCGTGGAGTTCACTAAAGCCTTCTCCCTCAATATACGATAGGATTCGATACGATACAAAAGCTCCCAAGAAATACTTGGCCAGTTTGGAGTTGTGTTTGAAGAAGTCCTTGGCAAGGAAACTTTGATCAATCATGTGATTAACCTAACGTCATCGCTTTCggaaaagctttattttcaaaacgttttttttgtcattttgtgcACACTAAATCACAAAGCCAGCCTTTTTAAATGCTTCTGGTTTAAAaagcgtttttgaaaaagctCCGTCTTTGTGATGGACTAGTGTGGAGGCTAGGCCTATATGTAGAAATTACGCtgtgttttcaaatttctcgcatacatacatacatacatacatacatacatacatacatacatacatacatgcatgcatgcatgcatacatacatacatacatacatacatacatacatacatacatacatacatatattaTTGCAACTCCctaaaaagggtttttcagttacaaattaaataaaaaatacaaagaacaATAATTGACATATAAATAAGAATACATAAGCAATTAATTAATGCAAATCTAAGTTATGTGTTTCCCTAAAGAGATGAAATTAAGTTAATTGTAGTGTGCACGGGCGCAGAGAATGACAATAACGATAtcaaaatatttcaagtttGTTAAATCAGTTCTTACGTTTTCTCAGGTGGAAATTGTAACATGACATGTGAAGCGTCCACAAAATGTGAATGCAGCTGTACCTCTGGTAACTGCGCCTCAGTTATCTGTAAGGCTGACACTTGTGAGCAGAGCTGCACTGGTGGAGGATGCGGTCTGGAATGCCACGGTACCACATGTGAACAGAGGTGTACCAAAGGCAACTGTGCACTGCAGTGTTCGAGTGAGGCAGAGACGTGTGAGCAAGGTTGTACAATTAACAAAGACGGATGCACCAAAGAGTATGTCGCTTTTTCAACAGAGGCTCCTACAACAGAAGCCCCTGCACCTGAGTGTGACCACGTGGAGGATGGCGTTTGTATCCAGAGTTGCACTGGAGGGGGCTGCACGCTGCAATGCTTCAACTCGGATGTATATCATTCGTGTGAACAGAGTTGCACAGGTAATGATCCAAAATGAATTTTGTAACTGTTTTAGTTGTCGGACTACGTTGGGGAGGGCTCAGTTTCGTGGAGTTCACTAAAGCCTTCTCCTTCAATATACGATAGGATTCGATACGATACAAAAGCTCCCAAGAAATACTTGGCCAGTTTGGAGTTGTGTTTGAGGAAGTCCTTGGCAAGGAAACTTTGATCAATCATGTGATTAACCTAACGTCATCGCTTTCGgacaagctttattttcaaaacgttttttttgtcattttgtgcACACTAAATCACAAAGCCAGCCTTTTTAAATGCTTCTGGTTTAAAaagcgtttttgaaaaagctCCGTCTTTGTGATGGACTAGTGTGGAGGCTAGGCCTATCTGTAGAAATGACGCtgtgttttcaaatttctcgcatacatacatacatacatacatacatacatacatgcatgcatgcatgcatgcatacatacatacatacatacatacatacatacatacatacatacatacatacatacatacatacatacatatattaTTGCAACTCCCTAAAAAGTGTTTTTCAGttacaaattaaataaaaaatacaaagaacaATAATTGACATATAAATAAGAATATATAAGCAATTAATTAATGCAAATCTAAGTTATGTGTTTCCCTAAAGAGATGAAATTAAGTTAATTGTAGTGTGCACGGGCGCAGAGAATGACAATAACGATAtcaaaatatttcaagtttGTTAAATCAGTTCTTACGTTTTCTCAGGTGGAAATTGTAACATGACATGTGAAGCGTCCACAAAATGTGAATGCAGCTGTACCTCTGGTAACTGCGCCTCAGTTATCTGTAAGGCTGACACTTGTGAGCAGAGCTGCACTGGTGGAGGATGCGGTCTGGAATGCCACGGTACCACATGTGAACAGAGGTGTACCAAAGGCAACTGTGCACTGCAGTGTTCGAGTGAGGCAGAGACGTGTGAGCAAGGTTGTACAATTAACAAAGACGAATGCACCAAAGAGTATGTCGATTTTTCAACAGAGGCTCCTACAACAGAAGCCCCTGCACCTGAGTGTGACCACGTGGAGGATGGCGTTTGTATCCAGAGTTGCACTGGAGGGGGCTGCACGCTGCAATGCTTCAACTCGGATGTATATCATTCGTGTGAACAGAGTTGCACAGGTAATGATCCAAAATGAATTTTGTAACTGTTTTAGTTGTCGGACTACGTTGGGGAGGGCTCAGTTTCGTGGAGTTCACTAAAGCCTTCTCCCTCAATATACGATAGGATTCGATACGATACAAAAGCTCCCAAGAAATACTTGGCCAGTTTGGAGTTGTGTTTGAGGAAGTCCTTGGCAAGGAAACTTTGATCAATCATGTGATTAAGCTAACGTCATCGCTTTCggaaaagctttattttcaaaacgttttttttgtcattttgtgcACACTAAATCACAAAGCCAGCCTTTTTAAATGCTTCTGGTTTAAAaagcgtttttgaaaaagctCCGTCTTTGTGATGGACTAGTGTGGAGGCTAGGCCTATCTGTAGAAATGACGCtgtgttttcaaatttctcgcatacatacatacatacatacatacatacatacatacatgcatgcatgcatgcatgcatgcatgcatgcatgcatacatacatacatacatacatacatacatacatatattaTTGCAACTCCCTAAAAAGTGTTTTTCAGttacaaattaaataaaaaatacaaagaacaATAATTGACATATAAATAAGAATATATAAGCAATTAATTAATGCAAATCTAAGTTATGTGTTTCCCTAAAGAGATGAAATTAAGTTAATTGTAGTGTGCACGGGCGCAGAGAATGACAATAACGATATCAAATATTTCAAGTTTGTTAAATCAGTTCTTACGTTTTCTCAGGTGGAAATTGTAACATGACATGTGAAGCGTCCACAAAATGTGAATGCAGCTGTACCTCTGGTAACTGCGCCTCAGTAATCTGTAAGGCTGACACTTGTGAGCAGAGCTGCACTGGTGGAGGATGCGGTCTGGAATGCCACGGTACCACATGTGAACAGAGGTGTACCAAAGGCAACTGCGAACTGCAGTGTTCGAGTGAGGCACAGACGTGCGAGCAGGGTTGTACAATTAACAAAGACGGATGCACCAAAGAGTATGTCGATTTTTCAACAGAGGCTCCTACAACAGAAGCCCTTGCGCCGGAGTGTGACCACGTGGAGGATGGCGTTTGTATCCAGAGTTGCACTGGAGGGGGCTGCACGCTGCAATGCTTCAACTCGGATGCATATCATTCGTGTGAACAGAGTTGCACAGGTAATGATCCAAAATGAATTTTGTAACTGTTTTAGTTGTCGGACTACGTTGGGGAGGGCTCAGTTTCGTGGAGTTCACTAAAGCCTTCTCCCTCAATATACGATAGGATTCGATACGATACAAAAGCTCCCAAGAAATACTTGGCCAGTTTGGAGTTGTGTTTGAGGAAGTCCTTGGCAAGGAAACTTTGATCAATCATGTGATTAAGCTAACGTCATCGCTTTCggaaaagctttattttcaaaatgttttttttgtcattttgtgcACACTAAAACACAAAGCCAGCCTTTTTAAATGCTTCTGGCTTAAAAAGCGCTTTTGAGAAAGCTCCGTCTTCGTGATGGACTAGTGTGGAGGCTAGGCTTATCCGTAGAAATGACGCTGTGTTTTCACATTTCACGCATTGTAGTGTGCACGGGCGCAGAGAATGACAATAACGATAtcaaaatatttcaagtttGTTAAATCAGTTCTTACGTTTTCTCAGGTGGAAATTGTAACATGACATGTGAAGCGTCCACAAAATGTGAATGCAGCTGTACCTCTGGTAACTGCGCCTCAGTAATCTGTAAGGCTGACACTTGTGAGCAGAGCTGCACTGGTGGAGGATGCGGTCTGGAATGCCACGGTACCACATGTGAACAGAGGTGTACCAAAGGCAACTGTGCACTGCAGTGTTCGAGTGAGGCAGAGACGTGCGAGCAAGGTTGTACTATTAATAAAGACGGGTGCACCAAAGAGTATGTGGATTTTTAAGCCTTCTGATTATACTTGGTGTCTTGCTGTTGTGTTTAGCTGACGTATTTTATGGTGAAGGTTGGGTTAAagttttttcatgattttcGCTATTATCTCAGTTGCTGTTGCACGCTTGTGATGGATTGTAACTATTAAAGCAAGGTAAGAAATAAAGGCCCAAAAAATGACAAAACGCATCTATATTAATTTTTGgctttttaacaacaacaacaacaacaacaacaacaaggtttatttgaactgtaaaatgaaattaaatacaaattaaaccagaaataaattaaaaatacatACAGTTGCTGGTCACCCAAAATAACTAAAGAGCTAAACTAGTTGGGTGACCACCATATattaattgaaaataaatttaaggTCAGAAAAGAGGCATTACATTTTACATGTTTAACAAGAATTTACTGCTTAAGGACGTTTGAGCCCAAGTGTTCCCACCTTCAGATACAGTCATACCTGTACATACCGGTCGCCCTTGAGAAATGGCCAGGTGACCGTTATGTACAGGGTGActgctcttcctttaaactccccTGGAAGTCAATGAATAGCATTTTTAAGGCCGCCGCACTCTAGCCGATTTTTTGTCGGCCGACAAAAAATCTTCACTTGTCGGCTAGTGTGCGGTGAATTCAGACAAGTCTGCGACAAAATCGGGGCTTGTCGGGCGATATCTGACAGTGCCAGATCTCAAAACGTCTTGTCGGGCCTTGTCGGCTAGTGTGCGGTGGACCAAGACAATTTGTCGGGGCTCGCGCGTACCTCAACCAATGAGGCGTTTCCATGAGAGTCACGTGAACAAGCGTCTTTTCAACGTGGCGGAGTTCGACTCGGCCAAGACTTAACGCGGTTAGTCGCGACAAAAAATCGGCTAGTGTGCGACAAGCTGATGTCCCGACAAAATTTAACCCGATTTAACCCCGACAGAAAATCTGCAGCGCTGCGGTAGCTTTATGTGCAAATAATCACTCAAATTACGTTTTGTTGACAATAACGAGTAACAGGAACGCAACAAACATGATAAAAAGGcccaaaccaaaaccaaagaaaaaccAACTGTGGGAAAGTCGTCATAAATGGAAAGCAAATTAACATAGGAGGTGGGTGTGGTCTCGAGATTCCGTGGGAATACATTTTTGAGGGTGACGATTTCTTCTGTGAGCGGCCGCATCGGAAGCTAATACCGATGTCTAGCGATGTCTAGCGCTGTCTTGGTCAATAAAACAGTGTAAAACAGCGGCTGTTGACTTGATAAGTACAGTACAATGCTATAATCAGGGAACTATGACgaaagtgaaaaacattttggtaCGGTTGTGTTGTTACAGTTACAGCTAGTTACAGTAACTAGTTTGAAAGCGATGGCACTTTAATGTTATCTGCTGCAGGCATGTGTTGGACCTAGATGCGATGAAATGTCTTTAGTACTGATAGTATTTGGATTTTTGTGAGACCCCACGCGTTGGGGGCTGCTATGTAAGTATTTTTGATGTTAGCCCAATTCTGTGACCGTCATATACGGATAAAAGACAATGAAATCGTGGATTCAAGAAGTCTACAGGGTGACCGCGTCCGTTATATACAGGTGACCGCTATATGCAGGTCAACTTAACAGCAAATATAAGGAGTGATTTTTGAGAAGTTGTTCAGTGACCGTTATACACGGGGTGACCGCTATATACAGGACCGTTATATACAGGTTTGACTgtatttttaaaacttgttACAGTAAGGTTAATGATCAACTTTTGCCCCCCCCTTGCCCTCGCTAATGGGTCGACAGAGGTACACGGCTTGGTCTGCGTACatatccatgttatggtcaattgacgcCTGTCAAGACAAAGAGGGTCCTCAATAGGCTTCTCAAATCCCACTTTCCCACCCATTTTTTCCCGTTAATCTCGCCATCCCACCCTTTTTTGCTTGGGAATCCCTATCCCACCCACTTTGCAAAGGCGTTTTTGTATTAACtattaatttgttaaataataattaacgcAGAAAGTAAACATTACAGAAAAGATCATGAATAGCCTCTTCCAGGCGTTCAGTTAGTCAGGGCGCAGCGCAGAAAACAGCGTGCGAAGAGGCTAGATCATGAAAGGCCTACCTGTATGCAATGAGCAGCAGGTAAGTATCCAGAAATGATCGTTGCGTTTCCTTCTTTAAACTTTTCACTGCTTTTAATAACCAAGCCtgcgaaaaaaataaaaaaagcgCTCGGGCCgcgcttttttttatttttttcgcgCGCTGTTTTCAGCTCTGCGCTCTGACTAACTGAACGCCTGGAAGAGGCTAGATAATGAAAGGCCTACCTGTATGCAATGAGCAGCAGGTAAGTAACCAGAAATGACTGTTGCGtttccttttttaaacttttcactgttttgttatctttttcagaaagtaaaaaattgtgacaggcctgcacgacTCCTGTGTATTCTTTGCCTTTTTAGAGcgatttacctcttttgtacGAGATAATGATAGGCTCtttgtatattaattttttctaaGCCAAGGCTGATTCTGTATTAAATGCTATCTTCTTTAAATTGGGCACTGCTGGGTggtataatttttctttttgttggagTCAAGTGCCGACTTTCTCTCTTCGAATTTCACTTCTGAGTGGACTTTATTCACCAGTGTCTGGATAACCTCTCTCGTGTAGGCGTGATTTGAATTGTCTAGTATTTTCATGAAAAGTTGTTTCTGAGGAGTTAGTTCAAAGCAACCTAAGTGCTTCGCCTTCGATGAAACCTTACGGACCCCTGATGGGTGGCAGGAAGAGAAATGCGTGTACTAAAATGTTTCTGTTGGCTTATAGTGGGTTCACACGTTAAGGATAGATGTATCTTTAAATCGATCGCCTTTGTAAACGCAAGAATACACATTTGCGCACAACAAGAGTCCAGTGGCGAGTCTAGGGGTGGGGCCCGGGGGCCCGCCCCCCttattttggttaaaaaaaaagaaatgacaaaaggAAGAAAAGCCGGTAGGGCAAGTAAAATAGAACTGGGCCCCCTCCTTAGTTCAAAGTCTGGATCCGCCACCGGAGTCGTGTAGGATTGTCACAATTTGTTAACTTCTGTTAGCGAGAACACTTCAGGTCGATTATGAACAGTCACAGCATAGCGCAGAGGGCATGGAAATCACGCCAGATCAGACCGGATTCACCAGATACACGCCGTGAATACATGTGTACCACAATAAAATGACTTAAAAGGTCTAAAAAGTCAA
This window harbors:
- the LOC138046130 gene encoding keratin-associated protein 16-1-like isoform X2, whose translation is MTGADEDRQQVNRIEQGGTADQFKVKETKARCYRCDREGHLSRDSCCPARNAECQRCHKIGHFAKVCQTKTVTKNKGFSARDVQNKRRSNVNSIDDSNLRAESDDDEYAFTVSSGNADGNCNMTCEASTKCECSCTSGNCASVICKADTCEQSCTGGGCGLECHGTTCEQGCTKGNCALQCSSEAQTCEQSCTINEDGCTKEYIGFSTEAPATEAPTTEAPAPECDHVEDGVCIQSCTGGGCTLQCFNSDVYHSCEQSCTGGNCNMTCEASTKCECSCTSGNCASVICKADTCEQSCTGGGCGLECHGTTCEQRCTKGNCALQCSSEAETCEQGCTINKDGCTKEYVDFSTEAPTTEAPAPECDHVEDGVCIQSCTGGGCTLQCFNSDVYHSCEQSCTGGNCNMTCEASTKCECSCTSGNCASVICKADTCEQSCTGGGCGLECHGTTCEQRCTKGNCALQCSSEAETCEQGCTINKDGCTKEYVAFSTEAPTTEAPAPECDHVEDGVCIQSCTGGGCTLQCFNSDVYHSCEQSCTGGNCNMTCEASTKCECSCTSGNCASVICKADTCEQSCTGGGCGLECHGTTCEQRCTKGNCALQCSSEAETCEQGCTINKDECTKEYVDFSTEAPTTEAPAPECDHVEDGVCIQSCTGGGCTLQCFNSDVYHSCEQSCTGGNCNMTCEASTKCECSCTSGNCASVICKADTCEQSCTGGGCGLECHGTTCEQRCTKGNCELQCSSEAQTCEQGCTINKDGCTKEYVDFSTEAPTTEALAPECDHVEDGVCIQSCTGGGCTLQCFNSDAYHSCEQSCTGGNCNMTCEASTKCECSCTSGNCASVICKADTCEQSCTGGGCGLECHGTTCEQRCTKGNCALQCSSEAETCEQGCTINKDGCTKEYVDF